Genomic segment of bacterium:
CACCCTTAAGATGTGCTGTTTACTTTAAGAGAGGGATGAACGGTATGGCCGAAGAGCGTATTATCCGGTTGCTGAAGAAAGTACCCCTTTTTGCCAAATTGAACGATGCCGATGTTTCCCAGATTGCGGATCAGTGCCTTCGTCGTGAATGTGAACGGGATCAGGTCCTTCTGGTCGAGGAAGAGGTTGGTCAAACGTTATTCATTTTGCTCAAGGGGATGGTCAAAGTAACCCGCACCAGCGACGAAGGCCGGGAAGTCATCATCACCATTTTGAAATCCGGAGATTTTTTCGGCGAACTTTCCTTGATCGACGGCAAGGGACGTTCCGCCACCGTGGTGGCTATGGAGGAATCCGAGTTTTTGACTCTACGCCGCGCTGAGTTCCTGTCCATGCTGGAACGATACCCCGTGATCGCGGTTGAAATGATGCGCGTGATGGCCGACCGCATCCGCCGTGCCGACACGCAAATCGAAAATCTTACTTTGCAGGACGCCTTCGGACGCGTGGGATCCACTCTCATCCACGTTGCAGAGCAAACCGGCTATCTGCGCGGCCCCAGCATGATCATTCCAAAAATTCCGGTGCAGCAGGATCTCGCCAATATGGCGGGCACGGCACGTGAAACCATCTCGCGCGTAATGGCCGAATACGAGGATAAAGGCCTGATTGAACGAGAGGGCCACCGGGTGGTCATCCTGGACTTTGAAAAATTTAAAAAAGACATCCTCGGCTGATTCAGCGCAGCCTGTTTGTGTTGATCATGCCGTGACAATCACAAACAGCAGCGAAAGCCGGCGCCAGGCTCTCGCACCGTTTCTGTGTTAAGAACGGCGGAGCGTCGTTAATGGGCGCCGCTAGGTGGAAAAACCATTCATGAACGAACGTGTTCGCCGATTGCGCGAAAATAGTCTGAACACTGTGCCCTATCTGTCGCCCGAAAGGGCGATTCTCGTCACCGACGCGTATGCTCAAGCAGGCGATGTATCCGCCCCCATGCGGCGGGCGCTGGTTTTTCGATCTCTGATGGAGAACAAGGTTGTCTGCATTCAGGACAGTGAATGGATCGTCGGTGAAAGGGGGCCTGCGCCGAAAGCGACCTATACCTATCCGGAACTGACCTGCCATTCGCTCGAGGATTTGGATGTGCTGCACCACAGGGAAAAAACGCCCTTCCAGGTCAGCGAGGCCATGCGCGACATTTATCGCGAACGCATCATTCCCTACTGGCGCGGCCGCACCATGCGGGAAAAGATTTTCTCTCACATGACGCCGGCCTGGCGTCGATGCTATCAATCCGGAGTGTTTACCGAGTTCATGGAGCAACGCGCCCCGGGTCATACGGTGCTGGACGACAAGATTTACCGTCTGGGGATGCTGGATTTCATCAAACGGATCGACGACGCGTTGCTGAAATTGGACTATCTGCACGATCAGACCGCCTGGCAGCGGTCTGAAGAACTGCAGGCCATGCGCATCTGTGCTCAGGCCATCATCACTCTGGCCAACCGCTATGCCCAGGAGGCGGAGCGGCTGGCGCAGCAGGAGAGATCGCTGCAACGTCAGCGCGAGCTGAAGCGCATTGCCGAGATCTGCCGATGGGTGCCAGCATGTCCGCCGCGGTCGTTTCATGAAGCGCTGCAATCCTATTGGTTTGTTCATCTCGGCGTGATCACAGAGCTCAATCCATGGGATTCCTTTAATCCCGGCCGCCTGGACCAGCATCTCTATCCGTTTTATCAGTCGGATCGGGCGGTCGGCGCCTTGGATCAGGAGGCGGCACGGGAACTGCTGCAGTGCTTTTGGATCAAGTTCAACAACCAGCCCGCGCCTCCCAAAGTCGGGGTCACTGCAGCTGAAAGCGCGACTTATACCGATTTCGCCAACATCAACAGCGGCGGGCTCCAAGCCGACGGCTCGGACGGCGTCAACGAGGTCACCTATCTGATTCTGGATGTAATCGACGAGATGCGGCTGCTGCAGCCCAGCTCAAATATTCAACTCAGCCATAAAAATCCGGATGCTTTTCTGCGGCGCGCCCTGCAGATCGTAGCCAAAGGGTGGGGCCAGCCCTCGTTGTTCAACGCCGACGCCGTGGTGGCGGAGCTGCTGCGCCAGGGCAAGAGCTTGGTCGACGCGCGCAACGGCGGCACCAGCGGCTGTGTGGAGACCGGCGCATTCGGCAAAGAAAGCTATATCCTCACCGGCTATTTCAATCTGCCGAAAATTTTCGAAATCACACTGAACAACGGCAGGGATCCGCGGACCGGCGAAACCATCGGTCTGCGGCTTGACCTGGATTGGGCGCGAGTCTCCTTTGACGAACTGGTTAATGCCTACCGGGCTCAAGTCAACCACTTTGTCGACATCAAAGTAGCCGGCAACCAGATCATTGAACGGTTGTATGCCGCTTTTATGCCGGTGCCCTTTCTCTCTATCCTCATCGATGACTGCATCCTAACCGGCAAAGATTATCATGACGGCGGAGCGCGATACAACAGCACTTACATCCAAGGCGTCGGACTGGGCACCATTACGGATTGCCTGTCTGCGGTTAAATATCATGTGTTTGAAACGAAGCGTATCACCATGGCCGAACTGCTCACTGCTCTGCAAAACGATTTTGTCGGCGACGAAGAGCTGCGGCTGCTGCTGGTGAACCGGACGCCCCGTTACGGCAACGACGACGACTTCGCCGACGCCTTGATGAAACAAGTGTTTGAGTTGTTCTACCAGGCAGTGGAGGGTCGTAAGAACACCAAGGGGGGAGAATATCACATCGATCTACTGCCGACCACTTGTCATGTCTATTTTGGCTCGCTGACCGGCGCTACGGCTGACGGCCGTAAGGCCGGCAAACCCCTTTCCGAGGGCATTTCCCCGGTTCAAGGGGCAGACCGTAAAGGGCCTACGGCGGTGTTGAAATCTGCAGCCAAGATGGATCATGTGCGCACCGGCGGTACTTTGCTCAACCTCAAGTTCACCCCTAGCCTGCTGCAGGGTGAAAAGGGGATGAACAGCCTCGGTCATCTGGTGCGTTCCTATTTTCATCTCGGCGGTCATCATGTGCAATTCAATGTGGTCAGTGCGCAGGGATTGAAAGAGGCGCAGCAGCATCCCGAACAGCATCGCGATTTGATCGTGCGCGTGGCCGGCTATTCCGACTATTTTTGCGATCTGTCCGCGCCTTTGCAAAATGAGATCATCGAGCGGACCGAACATGGAAGCATTTAATCTGGACTTGTGCTGCCGGCATTTGATTGCGAAGCAAGGACTTTTGAGAAGGAAATCTGAAACCATATGACCGATGACGCCGGGCAACGTATAGACAAGTGGCTCAAAGTAGCGCGCCTGTTTAAAACACGAACCCAGGCTACCGCAGCTTGCGAAAGCCGCAGGATCAAGGTGAACGGCGAAATCGCCAAACCCGCCAAACACATTAAACCCGGGGATGTGCTCACCCTGCGCCGGTCCGACGGCCGCTATCTTGACATCACTGTGCTGGGTCTGTCGGAAAAAAGCCTGTCCAAGGAGATGGCGAGAACGCTGTTGAAAATTGAAACGCCGGAGATAGACGAGCAGACCAAGGAATTAATGGCGTTGCTTGATCAGGCGATGAGAGCGGCCCGTATCACGCAAAAAGGCTGGCCGACCAAAAAACAGCGGCGCGATCTGGAAAAATTCCGAGACTCTTGGCGCTGAAACCGCGGCGCACGAGGGTGATACTGCTGATTCGAGATGGTGATCACGGATTTTTCACTTGACAATGAATCGTAATCTATCTATTTTATTCGGCCGGCCTCAGAGACGCAGGCCGTCAAGATCACCGGCTCAAGTCAAAGCAGACAGAAACAACCGTATGCGAATTTGGTATTTATTTACCCTGGCAGTGGACATGGTGCTGCAGCTGTTTAAAGACGGACAGGCCACTGCTGAATGGATCGATCGTTTTTCAACCACAAGCCCTATTTCTTTGTACCGGAATAGGGCTTTTTTATTTGTATCTTAATTGGCCTACACTTAAAACGGGAGAGATCTATGGAACATGGCGGTGTATTCGAAATGGCGTTGGAGCAACTCGGCTCCACCGCTAAATTGCTCAAGATGGATCCAAATACCCTGCGTGTATTGAGCTGCACCGAGAGGGAGTTGACCGTCCATCTGCCGGTGGTGATGGATGACGGTCATATCGAGGTCTTTGAGGGACACCGGGTTCAACATTCGAGCGCGCGCGGTCCCTGTAAAGGCGGCATCCGCTATCATCAGGATGTCACACTGGATGAGGTGAAGGCCTTGTCCATGTGGATGACGTGGAAATGCGCTGTGGTCAACATCCCCTATGGCGGCGCCAAAGGCGGCATCAAGGTGGATCCGAGCAAGCTTTCCTTTGAAGAGGTGCGCCGTCTTACCCGTCGCTACACAGTGGCCATTATGCCGATCATCGGCCCGCATCGCGATATCCCGGCCCCTGATGTGAACACCAATGCCGAGACCATGGGCTGGATCATGGATACTGTCAGCATGTACCAGGGGAGCACGGTGCTGGACATCGTCACCGGCAAATCCATCGAGTTAGGCGGTTCTCTGGGTCGGCGCGAGGCCACTGGCCGCGGCGTCATGTTCGTCACCCTGGAGCTGCTCAAACAGATGAATCTGACGCCGGAAAAGACTCGGATCGCTGTTCAGGGATTCGGCAATGTGGGTTCCGTGAGCGCCGATCTGCTGAAAAAAGCGGGCTGCAACATCCAGGCCATCAGCGACATCAGCGGCGCCTATTACTGCGAAAAGGGTTTGCCAATCAGTGAGATGATCGCCCACTGCAGCACCGGTCGTGGCAAAACGCTGGAAGGCTTTTCCGCTCCCGGTGTAAGCAAAATTGATCCCAAGGAATTGTTCGAATTGGATGTAGATATTCTAATCCCCGCGGCCCTGGAAAAACAGATCAACGCGGAAAACGCTGAAAAAATTAAAGCTAAGGCCGTGGTCGAGGGCGCCAACGGGCCGACAACGCCGGAAGCTGAACGGCTGTTGATCAAGAAGGGCAAATACGTTGTTCCGGACATCCTGGCCAATGCCGGCGGCGTGGTGGTCTCTTATTTTGAATGGGTACAAAGCATTCAATCCTTTTTCTGGGATGAGGACGGCGTAAATGCCAATCTTAAAAAAGTCATCGTCAGCAGCTTTGATGCGGTCTGGGAGACCGCGCAACGCGAAAAACAGGATCTGCGTCATGCGGCGATGATGATCGCAGTATCGCGAGTTGACAAAGCACTTGAAAACCGCGGCATCTTTCCCTGATCCACAGGAACAGCTGAAAAAGCCCTGGAATTTTTCCAGGGCTTTTTTTTGCTACGGCACGGTTGGACTTGGAAGAGGGCGTCATTTTTCCCTTGATCTTGTAGAATAAAGAGAATATATTTAATAGGATATAAACAAAAGTCCATGCGGAAGCTCGGTTTTTTCCAGAGATCTTTCCCTGCCAAGGGCGAACACTGTTTGATTCTTTACACGCGAGGTTGTCAATCACCGCCTTAATAGATTGGGTTGGAAATCCGCACGCCTTCGGCTTAAAAATTTTGTAACGCCTTGTTGTTCGACAGCCGCGTGGGTTATACGTGGCCGGCG
This window contains:
- a CDS encoding Crp/Fnr family transcriptional regulator, whose amino-acid sequence is MAEERIIRLLKKVPLFAKLNDADVSQIADQCLRRECERDQVLLVEEEVGQTLFILLKGMVKVTRTSDEGREVIITILKSGDFFGELSLIDGKGRSATVVAMEESEFLTLRRAEFLSMLERYPVIAVEMMRVMADRIRRADTQIENLTLQDAFGRVGSTLIHVAEQTGYLRGPSMIIPKIPVQQDLANMAGTARETISRVMAEYEDKGLIEREGHRVVILDFEKFKKDILG
- a CDS encoding glycyl radical protein, which translates into the protein MNERVRRLRENSLNTVPYLSPERAILVTDAYAQAGDVSAPMRRALVFRSLMENKVVCIQDSEWIVGERGPAPKATYTYPELTCHSLEDLDVLHHREKTPFQVSEAMRDIYRERIIPYWRGRTMREKIFSHMTPAWRRCYQSGVFTEFMEQRAPGHTVLDDKIYRLGMLDFIKRIDDALLKLDYLHDQTAWQRSEELQAMRICAQAIITLANRYAQEAERLAQQERSLQRQRELKRIAEICRWVPACPPRSFHEALQSYWFVHLGVITELNPWDSFNPGRLDQHLYPFYQSDRAVGALDQEAARELLQCFWIKFNNQPAPPKVGVTAAESATYTDFANINSGGLQADGSDGVNEVTYLILDVIDEMRLLQPSSNIQLSHKNPDAFLRRALQIVAKGWGQPSLFNADAVVAELLRQGKSLVDARNGGTSGCVETGAFGKESYILTGYFNLPKIFEITLNNGRDPRTGETIGLRLDLDWARVSFDELVNAYRAQVNHFVDIKVAGNQIIERLYAAFMPVPFLSILIDDCILTGKDYHDGGARYNSTYIQGVGLGTITDCLSAVKYHVFETKRITMAELLTALQNDFVGDEELRLLLVNRTPRYGNDDDFADALMKQVFELFYQAVEGRKNTKGGEYHIDLLPTTCHVYFGSLTGATADGRKAGKPLSEGISPVQGADRKGPTAVLKSAAKMDHVRTGGTLLNLKFTPSLLQGEKGMNSLGHLVRSYFHLGGHHVQFNVVSAQGLKEAQQHPEQHRDLIVRVAGYSDYFCDLSAPLQNEIIERTEHGSI
- a CDS encoding RNA-binding S4 domain-containing protein, with the protein product MTDDAGQRIDKWLKVARLFKTRTQATAACESRRIKVNGEIAKPAKHIKPGDVLTLRRSDGRYLDITVLGLSEKSLSKEMARTLLKIETPEIDEQTKELMALLDQAMRAARITQKGWPTKKQRRDLEKFRDSWR
- a CDS encoding Glu/Leu/Phe/Val dehydrogenase, whose product is MEHGGVFEMALEQLGSTAKLLKMDPNTLRVLSCTERELTVHLPVVMDDGHIEVFEGHRVQHSSARGPCKGGIRYHQDVTLDEVKALSMWMTWKCAVVNIPYGGAKGGIKVDPSKLSFEEVRRLTRRYTVAIMPIIGPHRDIPAPDVNTNAETMGWIMDTVSMYQGSTVLDIVTGKSIELGGSLGRREATGRGVMFVTLELLKQMNLTPEKTRIAVQGFGNVGSVSADLLKKAGCNIQAISDISGAYYCEKGLPISEMIAHCSTGRGKTLEGFSAPGVSKIDPKELFELDVDILIPAALEKQINAENAEKIKAKAVVEGANGPTTPEAERLLIKKGKYVVPDILANAGGVVVSYFEWVQSIQSFFWDEDGVNANLKKVIVSSFDAVWETAQREKQDLRHAAMMIAVSRVDKALENRGIFP